The following are encoded in a window of Aestuariirhabdus haliotis genomic DNA:
- the cysM gene encoding cysteine synthase CysM gives MEYSTIEQLIGNTPLVRLQRLPGETSNQVLVKLEGNNPAGSVKDRPALSMIQQAELRGDIRPGDTLIEATSGNTGIALAMAAAIKGYRMILIMPDHMSAERRAAMTAYGAELIQVTKEGGMEAARDLALAMEKRGEGKVLNQFGNFDNPAAHYQGTGPEIWQQTGGEITHFVSSMGTTGTIMGVSRFLKEQKPSVEIVGLQPKEGASIPGIRRWPKAYMPSIFDEARVDRVVDMGQEEAEQTMRALAQQEGIFCGVSSGGSVAAALQLSRELENATIVAIVCDRGDRYLSTGVFSA, from the coding sequence ATGGAGTACTCAACCATCGAGCAACTGATTGGTAACACCCCGCTGGTCAGGTTGCAGCGCTTGCCGGGTGAAACCAGTAATCAGGTTCTGGTTAAGCTGGAGGGCAATAATCCCGCTGGATCGGTGAAAGATCGCCCGGCCCTGAGTATGATCCAGCAAGCGGAACTAAGAGGTGATATTCGCCCTGGGGATACCTTGATCGAAGCGACCAGTGGTAACACCGGGATCGCCCTGGCGATGGCCGCAGCGATCAAAGGGTATCGCATGATTTTAATTATGCCGGATCATATGAGTGCCGAGCGGCGCGCAGCAATGACAGCCTATGGCGCTGAATTGATTCAGGTTACCAAAGAAGGGGGAATGGAAGCCGCCCGAGATCTTGCCCTGGCCATGGAAAAGAGAGGAGAGGGGAAGGTTTTGAACCAGTTTGGCAATTTCGATAATCCCGCAGCCCATTATCAGGGTACCGGACCAGAAATCTGGCAACAAACCGGCGGGGAAATCACTCATTTTGTCAGCTCGATGGGGACAACAGGCACGATTATGGGGGTTTCCCGCTTCTTGAAAGAGCAGAAACCCTCGGTTGAAATTGTAGGCTTGCAGCCCAAAGAGGGAGCCTCGATTCCCGGAATCCGTCGTTGGCCTAAAGCCTATATGCCCTCAATTTTCGACGAGGCACGTGTGGATCGGGTAGTCGATATGGGGCAGGAGGAAGCTGAGCAAACCATGCGAGCGCTAGCGCAACAAGAGGGCATTTTTTGTGGTGTTTCATCTGGCGGTTCGGTCGCGGCCGCCCTACAGCTCTCTCGAGAGTTGGAAAATGCCACAATTGTTGCCATTGTTTGTGATCGAGGTGATCGGTATCTGTCTACCGGGGTCTTTTCGGCCTGA